In Candidatus Contubernalis alkalaceticus, the following proteins share a genomic window:
- a CDS encoding ABC transporter substrate-binding protein translates to MKVYKKGVLIIFAVLFFLISIVGCGGNDSELAAEKKAEDEIEKVSQELTVAISSDVMTWERVNFPGGDSRFVWSQIFETLVRLDTELNQIPGLATSWEASEGGKVWTFYLREGVQFHDGTPFNAEAVIHSYDEESYAARTTVPVEEIIAEDEHTVTFVLSRVVDLPTYLTHVAWPIMSPASYDDSGSFKGPSGTGPFSLEKHITDQEVIVVRNENYWGEKATLDKVIFQVIPDPSTRVMALEAGQVDMALKLNESDAERLRENPEIEINTKLSTFTDFLQFNTKKAPLDDYRIRQAISLAIDTESIVSELLVDIGVPAMGRPLSPVMKYSNTDLKIQPDPQKSREILDEAGWEDKNGDGILEKDGTVLELTAILSAWSPRQKISAEAIQGQLREVGIDLKLLIMESGAESEAEERGDFDILVRTGYLTWGDYPHHLKMHTSHHPFSHYANEEYDPLVMRGESADLTEEEKWEVYEQAQRHLMEFVPAVYLIHEEKVVAARSNVKDYQISAEDPWLNLMGITIE, encoded by the coding sequence TTGAAGGTTTATAAAAAAGGAGTATTAATTATTTTTGCGGTATTGTTTTTCTTAATTTCCATAGTGGGTTGTGGGGGAAATGATTCGGAGCTTGCAGCGGAAAAGAAAGCAGAAGATGAAATAGAAAAAGTTTCCCAGGAACTTACAGTTGCCATTTCTTCTGATGTCATGACCTGGGAAAGGGTTAACTTTCCGGGAGGAGATTCCCGCTTTGTTTGGTCACAGATTTTTGAAACATTGGTGCGTCTGGACACAGAACTAAATCAGATACCGGGTCTTGCCACCTCTTGGGAGGCCTCAGAGGGTGGAAAGGTATGGACTTTTTACTTGAGGGAAGGGGTTCAGTTTCACGATGGGACACCCTTTAATGCAGAAGCAGTAATTCATTCTTACGATGAAGAATCTTATGCTGCCAGGACTACTGTTCCGGTGGAGGAAATCATAGCAGAAGATGAGCATACAGTCACCTTTGTGCTAAGCCGGGTGGTGGACCTTCCTACCTACCTGACTCACGTGGCCTGGCCAATAATGAGCCCTGCCAGCTATGACGACAGCGGCAGTTTTAAGGGCCCTTCCGGCACCGGGCCTTTTTCCCTGGAAAAACATATTACGGATCAGGAAGTAATTGTGGTAAGGAACGAGAATTACTGGGGAGAAAAAGCAACTTTGGATAAGGTAATTTTTCAGGTTATCCCTGATCCCTCTACTCGAGTGATGGCTTTGGAGGCTGGCCAGGTGGATATGGCTTTGAAGCTGAATGAGTCGGATGCTGAGCGATTAAGAGAAAACCCTGAGATTGAAATAAATACAAAACTTTCCACCTTTACCGATTTTCTTCAGTTCAACACTAAGAAGGCTCCTCTGGATGACTATAGGATTAGACAGGCCATCTCACTGGCAATAGATACGGAATCCATTGTAAGTGAATTGTTGGTTGATATTGGGGTGCCGGCTATGGGCCGTCCCCTGTCCCCCGTTATGAAGTACAGCAATACTGACCTTAAGATACAGCCTGACCCACAAAAATCCCGAGAGATTTTAGATGAGGCGGGTTGGGAAGACAAAAATGGAGATGGAATATTGGAAAAAGACGGTACAGTTCTGGAGTTGACTGCCATTCTCTCTGCCTGGAGCCCCCGCCAAAAAATTAGTGCTGAAGCGATTCAGGGGCAGCTGAGAGAAGTAGGGATTGATTTGAAGTTATTAATTATGGAATCCGGGGCAGAATCTGAGGCGGAGGAAAGAGGAGATTTTGACATTTTAGTGAGGACCGGATACTTAACCTGGGGAGATTATCCGCATCATTTAAAAATGCATACGTCTCATCATCCTTTCAGCCATTATGCCAACGAGGAATATGATCCACTGGTGATGCGGGGGGAATCAGCTGATTTAACCGAGGAGGAGAAATGGGAGGTATATGAACAGGCCCAACGGCATCTAATGGAGTTTGTGCCCGCTGTTTATCTCATCCATGAGGAGAAAGTGGTAGCTGCCCGCAGCAATGTAAAGGACTATCAGATCAGCGCCGAGGATCCATGGCTGAATCTTATGGGAATTACCATTGAATAG
- a CDS encoding HepT-like ribonuclease domain-containing protein produces MLNPDLVRIKHMIDASTDILNFTSGKSRNDLENNKMLSLSVVHLLEIIGEAASKISNNFRNKHDGIPWNSITGMRNRLIHGYYDVDLDIVWKTITNDIPPLLKELRNIVRLEE; encoded by the coding sequence ATGTTGAATCCTGATTTAGTAAGAATTAAACACATGATAGATGCTTCAACAGACATATTGAACTTTACATCAGGAAAAAGCCGGAATGATTTGGAAAATAATAAAATGTTGAGTTTGTCAGTTGTTCATTTGTTAGAAATCATAGGTGAAGCAGCCAGCAAAATTTCCAACAACTTCCGGAATAAACACGACGGTATCCCCTGGAATTCCATTACAGGAATGAGAAACCGCTTGATACATGGATATTATGATGTTGACCTGGACATTGTATGGAAAACTATCACTAATGATATTCCACCTCTACTAAAAGAGCTTAGGAATATTGTAAGATTAGAGGAATAA
- a CDS encoding nucleotidyltransferase family protein: protein MIKKLKINIPKQDIVSFCRKHNIKKLSIYGSALRGDLKPESDIDILVEFYKEFIPGFFKLVDMEEELSLIFGGRKVDLRTPNDLSRYFRNEVLETAEALHVES, encoded by the coding sequence GTGATCAAAAAATTAAAAATAAATATACCTAAGCAAGATATTGTTTCATTTTGCCGTAAACACAATATTAAAAAGCTTTCTATTTATGGTTCTGCCTTACGTGGTGATCTTAAGCCGGAGAGTGATATAGATATACTTGTTGAATTTTATAAGGAATTTATTCCAGGCTTCTTTAAATTAGTTGATATGGAGGAAGAACTTTCTCTTATTTTCGGCGGTCGGAAAGTAGACCTGAGAACTCCTAATGACTTGAGCCGTTATTTTCGCAATGAGGTTTTAGAAACAGCGGAGGCGCTTCATGTTGAATCCTGA
- a CDS encoding IS1634 family transposase, which yields MRLSFSKSKNATSLYVIKDVIEKNKRTTKIVEKLGTITELEKKLNGQDPIEWAKKYIEELNEKEKETKREVLVKYSPSKLINKDEQHSFNGGYLFLQKIYYELGIHKICKKITQKYKFNFDLDSILSRLIYGRVIFPSSKLATYQLSKKFIEQPNFDLHQIYRALEVLAKETDFIQSSLYENSLKVSKRNTGILYYDCTNYFFEIEQEEGKKQYGPSKEHKPNPIVQMGLFMDGDGIPLAFSINRGNMNEQLTLKPLEKMILSDFELSKFIVCTDAGLASEANRKFNDKDDRAFITTQSIKKLKKHLKKWALATDGWQRSGDMKSYDISKLDENKDKNKVFYKERWIKENGFEQKLIVTYSIKYRDYQRKIRNSQIERAQKTIDTNPAKIKKCRQNDYKRFIHKTNCTPDGEVAENEIYHIDTVLIQKEEAFDGFYGVCTNLDDDATEIIKVNHRRWEIEECFRIMKSEFKARPVYLSNDDRIEAHFNTCFISLIIYRLLEKKLSENFTCHEIISELREMNFKVIKGEGYEPIYTRTDFTDALHEAFGFRTDYQIVTTSMMKKIFKSTKS from the coding sequence ATGAGATTATCGTTTTCAAAATCTAAAAATGCCACTTCACTTTATGTAATAAAAGATGTTATTGAAAAGAATAAGCGCACTACTAAAATTGTAGAAAAACTCGGAACCATTACAGAGTTAGAGAAAAAATTAAACGGCCAAGATCCCATTGAATGGGCAAAAAAGTATATTGAGGAGCTTAACGAGAAAGAAAAAGAAACAAAACGAGAAGTGCTGGTTAAATATTCTCCCTCAAAACTGATCAACAAAGATGAACAGCACTCTTTTAACGGTGGATATCTTTTCCTGCAAAAAATTTACTATGAACTCGGAATACATAAGATTTGTAAGAAAATAACTCAGAAGTATAAATTCAATTTTGATTTGGATTCAATTCTTTCCAGACTGATTTATGGCAGGGTTATCTTCCCTTCTTCAAAACTCGCGACTTATCAACTTTCTAAGAAGTTTATAGAGCAGCCGAATTTTGATCTCCATCAAATATATAGAGCTCTTGAAGTTTTGGCTAAGGAAACAGATTTTATACAATCCTCATTATATGAAAACAGTTTAAAGGTTTCCAAGAGGAATACCGGTATTCTTTACTATGATTGCACCAATTACTTTTTTGAAATTGAACAAGAAGAAGGCAAAAAGCAATACGGCCCATCAAAAGAGCATAAACCAAACCCTATTGTTCAAATGGGTCTATTTATGGATGGGGACGGTATTCCTCTTGCTTTTAGTATTAATAGGGGAAATATGAATGAACAGCTCACATTAAAACCTTTAGAAAAGATGATTTTATCCGATTTTGAGCTTTCTAAGTTTATCGTCTGCACCGATGCCGGTCTTGCTTCTGAGGCTAATCGAAAGTTTAATGATAAGGATGATCGAGCTTTCATTACAACCCAGTCTATAAAAAAATTAAAAAAACACCTTAAAAAATGGGCACTTGCTACAGATGGCTGGCAACGTTCGGGAGATATGAAATCTTATGATATCTCCAAACTTGATGAGAATAAGGATAAAAACAAAGTCTTTTACAAGGAGCGCTGGATTAAAGAGAACGGTTTTGAGCAAAAACTTATTGTAACATACTCCATTAAATACAGGGATTATCAGCGCAAAATCCGCAATTCTCAAATAGAACGAGCTCAAAAAACAATAGATACTAACCCTGCAAAAATAAAGAAATGCAGGCAAAACGATTACAAAAGATTTATTCATAAAACAAACTGCACTCCAGACGGTGAAGTTGCAGAAAATGAAATATATCATATTGATACCGTTCTTATCCAAAAAGAAGAAGCATTTGATGGTTTTTATGGGGTTTGTACCAATCTTGATGATGATGCCACTGAAATAATTAAGGTGAATCATAGAAGATGGGAAATAGAAGAATGTTTTAGAATTATGAAAAGCGAGTTTAAAGCAAGACCTGTATATTTAAGTAATGATGATAGGATAGAAGCACATTTCAACACTTGCTTTATATCATTAATTATTTATAGATTACTGGAAAAGAAGCTTAGTGAAAATTTTACATGTCATGAAATTATTAGTGAATTGCGCGAAATGAATTTCAAAGTAATTAAGGGTGAAGGTTATGAACCAATATATACAAGAACAGATTTTACTGATGCCTTACATGAAGCTTTTGGCTTTCGCACTGACTATCAGATTGTTACTACAAGTATGATGAAAAAAATTTTTAAAAGTACAAAATCATAA
- a CDS encoding ArsR/SmtB family transcription factor encodes MSELITILKALSDETRFALIQLLLQHNYCVGALSKQLNITESAVSQHLKVLRTAGIVKGEKRGYYTHYYVDRELLREAASSIVTLSTLAPAENKCRKNTISNQPCCKEGDPI; translated from the coding sequence TTGTCGGAACTGATTACAATCCTGAAGGCTCTTTCTGATGAAACCCGCTTTGCCCTAATCCAACTGCTTCTGCAGCATAATTACTGCGTAGGGGCACTGTCAAAACAGCTGAATATCACGGAATCCGCCGTATCCCAGCATCTGAAAGTGCTGAGAACGGCAGGCATTGTCAAGGGAGAAAAAAGAGGATACTATACTCATTATTACGTAGATCGAGAACTCCTTAGAGAAGCTGCCTCCAGCATTGTTACGCTCTCAACCCTGGCCCCTGCAGAAAACAAGTGCAGGAAAAACACTATTAGCAATCAGCCGTGCTGTAAAGAGGGGGATCCCATTTGA
- a CDS encoding ABC transporter ATP-binding protein, protein MNIIEAAQLTKNYNGFTAVKRASFSVTKGEIFGFLGPNGAGKTTTINMLTGLARPSSGSIQMAGEDGIKDIKKVQQLIGIVPDESNLYDEMSGLDNLIFCASLYGIDKVKRETRAKQLLEQFGLTDTGSRPFKAYSKGMKRKLTIAAGIIHEPEILFLDEPTTGIDVESARQIRKLVLTLNNSGTTIFLTTHYIEEAERLCHRIGFIVGGEIVKIGTTGELMQEAQRENAVEFVFDNNTAPLNQSLTDAFPDIRVHKFNENVIRIFSRDKIDLMPFMKHFDEKNVLVREARIIRPSLEEIFVKVTGIKIANMKKEKEGGRKK, encoded by the coding sequence TTGAATATTATAGAGGCGGCGCAGCTAACAAAAAACTATAACGGCTTTACCGCCGTTAAGAGAGCAAGTTTTTCCGTTACAAAAGGGGAAATTTTCGGGTTTCTAGGCCCCAACGGGGCTGGGAAAACCACCACCATAAACATGCTGACCGGGCTGGCCAGGCCCTCCTCCGGCTCGATCCAAATGGCAGGGGAAGACGGTATAAAAGACATAAAAAAAGTTCAGCAGCTCATAGGTATTGTTCCGGACGAAAGCAACCTGTACGATGAAATGAGCGGACTGGACAACCTGATCTTTTGTGCGTCTCTATATGGAATAGATAAGGTGAAAAGAGAAACCCGAGCCAAACAACTTTTGGAGCAGTTTGGCCTGACAGATACGGGCTCAAGGCCTTTTAAGGCTTATTCCAAAGGGATGAAAAGGAAGCTGACCATTGCAGCCGGCATCATTCATGAACCGGAGATTCTTTTTTTGGATGAACCCACTACCGGCATTGACGTGGAGAGCGCCCGGCAGATCAGAAAACTGGTCTTAACCCTCAATAACAGCGGTACAACCATTTTTTTAACTACCCATTATATAGAAGAGGCCGAAAGGCTCTGCCACCGCATTGGATTTATTGTAGGTGGGGAAATCGTAAAAATCGGGACAACCGGTGAACTCATGCAGGAAGCACAGAGGGAGAACGCGGTGGAATTTGTTTTCGATAATAATACCGCCCCCTTAAACCAGTCTTTAACCGATGCCTTTCCGGATATCCGTGTCCATAAATTTAACGAGAATGTGATTCGAATTTTCTCCAGGGATAAGATAGACCTTATGCCTTTTATGAAACACTTTGACGAAAAAAATGTTCTGGTCAGGGAAGCCAGGATCATCCGGCCTTCATTAGAAGAAATCTTTGTAAAAGTAACCGGAATTAAAATAGCTAACATGAAGAAAGAAAAAGAAGGGGGCAGGAAAAAGTGA